GGCCGGTGTGTGTCGCGGAGTTCATCACGCGGCATTATTTCTAGCGTTGCGGCGGCGCATGGCAGGTTAAAAAAGCGCGAGCCGGCATGAATACCGGTCGCGCTTTTTTACTGACGCCGCTTCCTATGCCGCGGCGAATTCAATGTTTCGCGTATTGCGTCGCACCGAACAGTATTTCTTTTGCCTTGTCGTCCATGAGCGGTTGACGCGCGGACGCCAGCACTTCCACTCCGCGCACGACTGCCGGACGCACGGCGATCTCTTCATGCCAGCGCTTCACATTTGGAAACGCATCCAGTTCGACACCCTGGTTTTGCCACGAGCGTGTCCACGGGAACGCGGCGATATCCGCGATCGTATAGTCGTTACCCGCGAGATATTGCGTCTTGCCGAGTTGCGTGTCCATCACGCCATACAGACGCTTCGTCTCGTTCGTGTAACGGTTGACCGCGTATTCAATCTGCTCCGGCGCATAGTTCCGAAAGTGGTGCGTTTGACCGAGCATTGGACCCAGACCGCCCATCTGGAACATCAGCCATTGCAGCGCCGAATAACGCGCGGCCGGATCGGTCGGCAGAAACTTGCCGGTTTTCTCGGCGAGATAAATCAGGATCGCGCCCGATTCGAACAAGGCGAACGGCTGGCCGTCGGCGCCCTTGGGGCCCTCGGAATCGACGATTGCCGGGATCTTGTTGTTCGGGCTGATGGCGAGAAACTCAGGGTTGAACTGGTCGCCCGCGCCGATATTCACACCGTGCACGTTGTACGCGAGGCCCGTTTCCTCGAGCATGATGTGAACCTTGTGGCCGTTCGGGGTCGCCCAGCTATAAACGTCGATCATCGTAGTTCCTTTGTTTCGTGAAAGCGGCGCCTCGAAGGGCGCCGCTGTTGACGAAAATTAGAGCATAGATCGCGCGATGCTGCTTGCGGCGCTGCAAGTCAGTCGCGACCTCGCGACCTCGCGGCACCGGGGCGTGACGGCTCGGCTCAACTCAGCGTCAAACCCGCGTGATCGGCGTCTCCACGCGAGCCGCCGCACCGGCATCCGTGTAACGCGCCAGTTCGAGTTTGGCGATCGCATTGCGATGCACCTCGTCGGGACCGTCGGCGAAACGCAGCGTTCGTGCCGACGCGTAGGCATACGCGAGCGGAAAGTCGTCGCTGACACCGCCGCCGCCGTGCGCCTGAATCGCCCAGTCGATCACCTGACACGCCATGTTCGGCGCGACCACCTTGATCATGGCGATCTCGCCGCGCGCGCCCTTGTTGCCGACGGTGTCCATCATGTAGGCCGTTTTCAGCGTGAGAAGACGCGCCTGCTCGATCATGCAGCGCGCTTCGGCGATACGTTCCTGCGTGACGCCTTGCGCGGCGACAGGCTTGCCGAACGCGACACGTTGCAGCGAGCGTTTCGACATGAGTTCGAGCGCGCGTTCAGCAAGACCGATCAGACGCATGCAATGATGGATGCGTCCCGGCCCGAGTCGGCCCTGCGCGATCTCGAAGCCGCGGCCTTCGCCGAGCAGCATGTTGGTGACCGGCACGCGCACATTCTCGAGCGTGATGTCCATGTGCCCGTGCGGCGCGTCGTCGTAACCGAAGACGGTGAGCGGACGATGCACGGTAATGCCGGTGGCGTCGGCGGGAATGAGGATCATCGACTGCTGCTGGTGGCGCGGCGCTTCCGGATCGGTCTTGCCCATGACGATATAGATCTTGCAGCGCGGATCGCCCGCGCCGGACGACCACCACTTGTGGCCGTTGACCACGTAGTAATCGCCGTCGCGCACGATGCTGGTCTGGATATTGGTCGCATCCGACGACGCCACTTCGGGTTCCGTCATCAGAAACGCCGAACGGATCTGACCTTGCAGCAGCGGTTCGAGCCACGCGCGCTTGTTGTCGTCGCTGCCGTAGCGTTCGATCGTTTCCATGTTGCCGGTGTCAGGCGCGTTGCAGTTGAATACTTCAGGCGCCCAGGGCACGCGGCCCATGATCTCGCACAGCGGCGCGTACTCGAGATTCGTCAAGCCGGCGCCGCGCACGGAGTCGGGCAGGAATAGATTCCATAAGCCGGCGTCGCGCGCTTTTTGTT
The nucleotide sequence above comes from Paraburkholderia aromaticivorans. Encoded proteins:
- a CDS encoding acyl-CoA dehydrogenase family protein — encoded protein: MNFDYTPKVQALREKLLAFFDEHIYPNEQAFYAEIARNRQSGNAWVPTELIEQLKQKARDAGLWNLFLPDSVRGAGLTNLEYAPLCEIMGRVPWAPEVFNCNAPDTGNMETIERYGSDDNKRAWLEPLLQGQIRSAFLMTEPEVASSDATNIQTSIVRDGDYYVVNGHKWWSSGAGDPRCKIYIVMGKTDPEAPRHQQQSMILIPADATGITVHRPLTVFGYDDAPHGHMDITLENVRVPVTNMLLGEGRGFEIAQGRLGPGRIHHCMRLIGLAERALELMSKRSLQRVAFGKPVAAQGVTQERIAEARCMIEQARLLTLKTAYMMDTVGNKGARGEIAMIKVVAPNMACQVIDWAIQAHGGGGVSDDFPLAYAYASARTLRFADGPDEVHRNAIAKLELARYTDAGAAARVETPITRV
- a CDS encoding glutathione binding-like protein codes for the protein MIDVYSWATPNGHKVHIMLEETGLAYNVHGVNIGAGDQFNPEFLAISPNNKIPAIVDSEGPKGADGQPFALFESGAILIYLAEKTGKFLPTDPAARYSALQWLMFQMGGLGPMLGQTHHFRNYAPEQIEYAVNRYTNETKRLYGVMDTQLGKTQYLAGNDYTIADIAAFPWTRSWQNQGVELDAFPNVKRWHEEIAVRPAVVRGVEVLASARQPLMDDKAKEILFGATQYAKH